A stretch of the Kroppenstedtia eburnea genome encodes the following:
- a CDS encoding YlzJ-like family protein produces the protein MIYYSVIPVEVALQDPAQPEPEIREVLVDGVSMMVELDGPGEGRILRLLSTDPAHYLDPRYQPGSRVSLRS, from the coding sequence GTGATCTATTACTCTGTGATCCCCGTCGAAGTCGCTTTGCAGGATCCCGCCCAACCGGAACCGGAAATCCGGGAAGTCCTTGTCGACGGCGTATCCATGATGGTGGAGCTGGACGGTCCCGGAGAAGGCCGGATTCTCCGCCTGTTGTCAACGGATCCTGCCCATTACCTGGATCCCCGTTATCAACCGGGATCCAGGGTGAGTTTGAGATCTTGA
- a CDS encoding FtsK/SpoIIIE family DNA translocase — translation MGKKKKKSSGGISRAILFELYGIILFTLSLLAIAGLGAVGRSLWYLSRFFFGSWGFLLPLGGMVLAVRVMVKRSWPGRWSARWTGILLVILAFLIWNHMDTFDTLEARGQGGPVLSVTLDRVLEERNSRLPTDIGGGMVGALGYALFQFLFDRSGSTLAVIALGMVGVLLATGFSYVNSLKSLRDWWRGRIREWKGQLIRRFSSSRVKESEKARKRPRKNKKGETPTAATPEIPVIHDFSEKKEEASPPQPEQPELFPEQKLKAPLPAEKQTGEEAVVVRFNKEQDLPEYRLPPFTLLEKPGKSGGQRDRRGMANNARKLEATLDSFGVKAKVTQIHRGPAVTRYEIQPDTGVKVSRIVNLADDIALALAAKDIRIEAPIPGKSALGIEVPNQEVSIVGLRDVLESSQYHEASSKLSIGLGRDISGEPIVGNLTKMPHLLVAGATGSGKSVCINDIICSILYKAKPHEVKFMMIDPKMVELNIYNGIPHLLAPVVTDARKAAVALKKVVAEMEKRYEMFAETGARDIDRYNQLVSQKEKGKSLPYIVVIVDELADLMMAAPADVEDAICRLAQMARAAGIHLIIATQRPSVDVITGLIKANIPSRIAFGVSSQADSRTILDMGGAEKLLGRGDMLYLPVGASKPTRVQGSFVSDQEVEAVVNYVKDQQQARYHEEMIPDEGETEDMDGEVEDELFPRAVQLVVEAKTASVSLLQRRLRVGYTRAARLIDFMEERGIVGPYEGSKPREVLMTPEQLSKQHIS, via the coding sequence ATGGGCAAGAAAAAGAAAAAAAGCTCGGGTGGGATTTCCAGAGCGATCCTGTTTGAATTATACGGAATCATTCTGTTCACCCTGTCTTTGCTGGCGATCGCCGGTCTGGGGGCGGTGGGCCGTTCGCTGTGGTATCTGTCCCGCTTTTTTTTCGGCAGCTGGGGTTTTCTGCTCCCTCTGGGAGGGATGGTCCTCGCTGTGCGGGTGATGGTGAAGCGGAGCTGGCCGGGGCGCTGGTCAGCACGTTGGACCGGAATCCTCCTGGTCATCCTCGCGTTTTTAATCTGGAACCATATGGACACCTTTGACACGTTGGAAGCAAGGGGACAAGGAGGGCCCGTCCTTTCCGTGACCTTGGATCGGGTGTTGGAGGAGAGAAATTCCCGACTGCCCACGGATATCGGGGGTGGAATGGTCGGAGCTTTGGGGTATGCCCTGTTCCAATTTCTTTTCGACCGCTCGGGTTCCACCTTGGCAGTGATCGCCCTCGGGATGGTGGGGGTACTGTTGGCGACGGGCTTTTCCTATGTGAACAGTTTGAAGTCTCTCAGGGATTGGTGGAGAGGTCGGATCCGGGAATGGAAAGGTCAACTGATCCGACGCTTTTCCTCTTCCCGGGTGAAGGAGAGTGAAAAAGCGCGGAAGCGCCCCCGCAAAAACAAGAAGGGGGAAACTCCAACTGCAGCGACACCTGAGATTCCGGTCATCCACGATTTTTCCGAGAAGAAGGAAGAGGCATCTCCACCGCAACCGGAACAGCCGGAACTCTTCCCCGAGCAGAAGCTGAAAGCACCCCTCCCCGCAGAGAAGCAGACGGGGGAGGAGGCAGTGGTGGTTCGGTTTAATAAAGAGCAGGACCTTCCGGAGTATCGGTTACCACCCTTCACTCTGCTGGAAAAGCCGGGTAAAAGCGGTGGACAGCGGGATCGCAGGGGAATGGCCAATAATGCCCGCAAGTTGGAGGCCACCCTGGACAGTTTCGGAGTCAAGGCCAAAGTGACCCAGATTCACAGGGGACCGGCGGTGACCCGCTACGAAATTCAGCCGGATACAGGAGTGAAGGTGAGCCGGATCGTCAATTTGGCGGATGACATCGCTCTTGCCCTGGCAGCAAAAGATATTCGGATCGAAGCGCCGATTCCGGGCAAATCCGCCTTGGGAATCGAGGTCCCCAACCAAGAGGTCTCCATTGTGGGTCTCAGGGATGTATTGGAGAGCTCTCAATACCATGAGGCATCTTCCAAGCTGTCCATCGGGTTGGGCAGGGATATCTCCGGGGAACCGATCGTGGGGAATCTGACCAAGATGCCCCATCTGCTGGTGGCGGGGGCGACAGGTTCGGGCAAGAGTGTCTGCATAAATGATATTATTTGCAGTATCCTGTATAAGGCAAAGCCCCATGAAGTCAAGTTTATGATGATCGACCCCAAAATGGTGGAGCTGAATATTTACAACGGGATTCCTCATCTGTTGGCACCGGTGGTGACAGATGCCCGCAAGGCTGCCGTCGCTCTTAAAAAGGTGGTGGCCGAGATGGAGAAACGGTATGAGATGTTCGCGGAAACCGGAGCGCGGGATATCGATCGCTACAACCAACTGGTCAGCCAAAAGGAAAAAGGGAAATCTTTACCGTACATTGTGGTGATTGTCGACGAATTGGCCGATCTGATGATGGCGGCACCGGCGGATGTGGAAGATGCGATTTGCCGGCTGGCGCAAATGGCGAGAGCGGCGGGAATCCATCTGATTATCGCCACCCAGCGACCTTCTGTCGATGTGATCACCGGATTGATCAAGGCAAACATCCCGTCACGGATCGCCTTTGGTGTCTCCTCCCAAGCCGACTCCCGCACCATCTTGGATATGGGCGGGGCGGAAAAATTGTTGGGCAGAGGGGATATGCTCTATCTTCCGGTGGGGGCCTCCAAACCGACCCGGGTACAGGGATCTTTTGTCTCGGATCAGGAAGTGGAAGCGGTGGTCAACTATGTGAAGGATCAGCAACAAGCCCGATATCATGAGGAAATGATTCCCGATGAGGGGGAGACGGAGGATATGGACGGGGAAGTGGAGGATGAACTCTTCCCCCGGGCGGTTCAGCTGGTGGTGGAAGCCAAGACCGCTTCCGTATCCCTGTTGCAACGCCGTCTGCGTGTCGGCTACACCCGGGCCGCCCGCTTGATCGACTTCATGGAGGAACGGGGGATTGTCGGTCCGTATGAAGGGAGTAAGCCGAGAGAGGTATTGATGACGCCGGAACAATTATCCAAACAACATATCTCTTAG
- a CDS encoding UDP-N-acetylmuramoyl-tripeptide--D-alanyl-D-alanine ligase: MRGTPQTSVKHAVFGSTRHLREGVVLFFKPQKNVEKQLRSLQIKRSAGVIAPKGWSRRIPPSHAVIEVSDPKQALWKLVHWQRAQSRAIFIGVTGSAGKTTTKEMAASILSTKYKVLKSVANNNLYSLMPGNLILLHPKHQVVVLEMGMAGFGNIRKQCLVAKPSLGIVTNVGEAHVGKLGHSLANVARAKQELIDGLAPKGTLILNADDPGSKRLNTRRFRGQVITLGIEKPATIRATRVKYTKNGMSFYIGKVPYHIPVWGRHNIYNALAAIAVAKQLNVPTPWIQKGLQNFPAPRMRLQRIKGIKNWLLINDCYNANPSAMIAGLKVLMRVAGKKQSVAVLGDMHSLGKLSLQSHRQVGKFVARLNPSTLITVGPQAVQIAKGASAAGYKGKIRSLPNQPETVANYLRKNIPEGSVLYFKASRKTALEKTVNKIRSR; the protein is encoded by the coding sequence TTGCGCGGAACCCCCCAAACATCTGTCAAGCATGCCGTTTTCGGCAGCACCCGACACTTGAGAGAAGGGGTGGTTTTGTTCTTCAAGCCCCAAAAAAATGTGGAAAAACAATTAAGATCACTTCAGATAAAAAGAAGCGCCGGAGTGATCGCCCCCAAGGGTTGGAGCAGACGGATTCCTCCCTCCCATGCGGTTATTGAAGTGTCCGATCCAAAGCAAGCCCTTTGGAAGCTGGTCCATTGGCAAAGAGCCCAATCCCGGGCGATCTTTATCGGAGTCACCGGCAGCGCGGGCAAAACAACCACCAAGGAAATGGCTGCGTCCATACTGAGCACCAAGTACAAAGTGCTGAAGTCCGTCGCCAATAACAACTTATATTCCCTCATGCCCGGTAATTTGATCCTGCTCCACCCCAAGCATCAAGTCGTGGTCTTGGAGATGGGGATGGCCGGCTTCGGTAACATCCGGAAACAATGTCTGGTCGCCAAACCTTCCCTGGGCATTGTCACCAATGTCGGGGAGGCTCATGTCGGGAAACTGGGACACTCATTGGCCAATGTGGCACGGGCCAAACAAGAGCTGATCGACGGACTGGCGCCAAAGGGAACACTCATACTGAATGCAGATGATCCCGGCAGCAAACGTCTCAACACCCGAAGATTCCGGGGTCAAGTGATCACCTTGGGAATCGAGAAACCGGCAACCATCCGGGCGACCCGGGTAAAGTACACGAAAAACGGGATGTCCTTTTATATCGGAAAAGTTCCTTATCACATTCCCGTTTGGGGAAGACATAACATCTACAATGCTCTCGCCGCCATCGCCGTCGCAAAGCAACTGAATGTGCCCACTCCATGGATCCAAAAAGGATTGCAAAATTTCCCGGCACCCCGGATGCGACTCCAAAGAATCAAAGGAATCAAAAATTGGCTGTTGATCAACGATTGTTACAATGCCAACCCCTCTGCGATGATCGCCGGTTTGAAGGTTCTGATGCGGGTGGCAGGAAAAAAACAGAGTGTGGCGGTTCTGGGGGATATGCATTCACTGGGGAAGCTTTCCCTCCAGAGTCACAGACAGGTGGGAAAATTCGTGGCCCGATTAAACCCCTCAACCCTGATCACCGTCGGACCCCAGGCAGTACAAATCGCAAAGGGAGCTTCTGCAGCCGGGTATAAGGGCAAGATTCGCTCCTTGCCCAATCAACCGGAAACAGTGGCAAATTACCTCCGTAAAAATATTCCCGAAGGTTCCGTTTTGTATTTCAAAGCTTCGCGGAAGACCGCCCTTGAAAAAACAGTGAACAAAATCCGTTCCCGCTGA
- a CDS encoding ClpP family protease, whose protein sequence is MSMNGKSDVNPAVQPPQSEPQKAPEQEPDLKREGKKGIVDAIQQLGQSNVPQLESNIHCLSIIGQVEGHLVMPAQNKTTKYEHVIPQIVAAEQNRNIEGVIIILNTVGGDVEAGLALAEMIASMSKPTVSLVLGGGHSIGVPIAVSADISFIAETATMTVHPVRLTGLVVGVPQTFEYMEKMQDRVIRFVSDHSNIGEERFRELMFRTGELARDIGTNVIGADAVKYGLIDRVGGLAEALGELNRRIELNRQGGMVQ, encoded by the coding sequence ATGAGTATGAATGGCAAATCCGATGTGAATCCCGCAGTGCAACCACCGCAGTCGGAGCCCCAAAAGGCTCCGGAGCAGGAACCGGATCTCAAAAGGGAGGGAAAGAAAGGGATCGTCGATGCGATTCAGCAGTTGGGCCAGTCCAACGTTCCGCAGTTGGAGTCCAATATCCACTGCCTTTCCATCATCGGACAAGTGGAAGGTCACCTGGTGATGCCGGCACAAAACAAGACCACGAAATATGAACACGTGATCCCGCAGATCGTGGCGGCGGAGCAGAACCGGAATATCGAAGGTGTGATTATCATCCTGAACACCGTCGGGGGGGATGTGGAGGCGGGGTTGGCCCTCGCTGAAATGATCGCTTCCATGAGTAAACCGACCGTCTCGCTCGTATTGGGGGGTGGACACAGTATCGGTGTTCCCATCGCCGTCTCCGCCGATATTTCCTTCATCGCGGAGACAGCGACGATGACGGTTCATCCCGTCCGTCTGACCGGACTGGTGGTGGGGGTTCCGCAAACCTTCGAATATATGGAGAAAATGCAGGATCGGGTGATCCGGTTCGTCTCCGACCATTCAAATATCGGCGAAGAGCGATTCCGGGAGTTGATGTTCCGGACCGGAGAATTGGCCCGGGACATCGGGACCAATGTGATCGGTGCCGATGCGGTGAAGTACGGGCTGATCGACCGCGTCGGAGGCTTGGCTGAGGCGTTGGGGGAACTGAATCGCAGGATTGAGCTGAACCGCCAAGGTGGTATGGTCCAGTGA
- a CDS encoding ribonuclease J → MTKNNSRSKLSIFALGGLDEIGKNMYVIRYGDDIVVIDSGLMFPEDEMLGIDVVIPDITYLLENRDKVRGILLTHGHEDHIGGLPYILRELNVPVYGTKLTMGLVEHKLREAHLLNKTKRVIINNRSEVKLGSIQATFFKVNHSIPDAVGICLETPEGRVVHTGDFKFDMTPVNGQAADMHRMAEIGKKGVLCLLSDSTNAERPGFTGSERNVGEALETVFRKAKQRVIVATFASNIHRIQQVVDAADLHKRKLAVVGRSMVNVVNIGMELGYLRVPPDLLIDPDDINRLPAHKVTVMSTGSQGEPMSALTRMAHGSHRKIEILPGDTVVLAATPIPGNEKTVARTVDQLFRVGANVVYSASQHGVHVSGHGSQEDLKLMLNLIKPKYFIPIHGEHRMQRAHSQLAETVGVRPEHIFICENGDVVEFSGGKARYGAKVQTGNVLIDGLGVGDVGNIVLRDRKLLSQDGILVVVVTLSKNNGKILSGPDIISRGFVYVRESEKLLDEANRIVTQTMEKCASERVSEWASLKTSIRDALSRFLYDKTRRRPMILPIIMEV, encoded by the coding sequence TTGACGAAAAACAACTCACGAAGCAAACTATCTATTTTTGCTCTTGGTGGGTTGGACGAAATCGGGAAAAACATGTATGTGATTCGGTACGGGGACGACATCGTGGTGATCGATTCCGGATTGATGTTTCCGGAAGATGAGATGCTGGGGATCGATGTGGTGATACCGGACATCACATATCTGTTGGAGAACCGCGATAAAGTGCGCGGTATACTCCTGACGCACGGGCATGAGGATCACATTGGCGGCCTTCCTTATATTCTGAGAGAACTGAACGTACCTGTGTACGGAACCAAACTGACCATGGGTCTGGTTGAACACAAGCTCCGTGAAGCCCATCTGCTGAACAAGACCAAACGGGTGATCATCAATAACCGTTCAGAAGTGAAGCTGGGGTCGATCCAGGCGACGTTCTTCAAGGTGAACCACAGCATTCCCGATGCTGTCGGGATCTGTCTGGAAACACCGGAGGGCAGGGTGGTTCACACGGGCGACTTCAAGTTTGATATGACCCCTGTCAATGGTCAAGCTGCCGATATGCATCGGATGGCTGAGATTGGAAAAAAAGGTGTTCTGTGCCTTCTTTCCGACAGCACCAATGCGGAACGACCCGGCTTTACAGGTTCGGAACGGAATGTCGGTGAGGCTTTGGAAACGGTGTTTCGGAAAGCGAAACAACGGGTGATTGTAGCCACTTTTGCTTCCAATATTCACCGGATCCAACAGGTGGTGGACGCGGCTGATCTGCACAAGCGGAAGCTGGCGGTTGTGGGACGGAGTATGGTCAATGTGGTCAATATCGGAATGGAACTGGGCTATCTGCGTGTTCCCCCCGACCTTCTGATTGACCCCGACGATATCAATCGCCTCCCTGCTCACAAAGTGACGGTCATGTCCACGGGAAGCCAGGGAGAACCCATGTCTGCCTTGACGCGGATGGCTCACGGCTCTCATCGGAAGATTGAAATTCTCCCCGGTGATACGGTGGTATTGGCTGCCACACCGATCCCGGGAAATGAAAAAACGGTGGCCCGTACGGTGGATCAACTCTTCCGGGTCGGGGCCAATGTGGTATACAGCGCCTCCCAGCATGGTGTCCACGTGTCAGGCCACGGCTCTCAGGAAGATTTGAAACTCATGCTGAATCTGATCAAACCGAAATATTTTATCCCGATTCACGGTGAGCACCGGATGCAACGTGCTCACTCCCAACTCGCCGAGACCGTCGGAGTCCGTCCGGAACATATCTTCATCTGTGAAAACGGAGATGTTGTCGAATTCTCGGGCGGCAAAGCGCGTTATGGAGCCAAGGTTCAGACGGGCAATGTCTTGATTGACGGATTAGGTGTCGGAGACGTGGGGAACATCGTTCTTCGCGATCGCAAATTGCTGTCTCAGGACGGCATTCTCGTAGTTGTAGTCACCCTGAGCAAAAACAATGGCAAAATCCTGTCCGGACCCGATATCATCTCACGTGGCTTCGTCTATGTGCGCGAATCGGAAAAACTGCTGGATGAAGCCAACCGCATTGTCACCCAAACGATGGAAAAATGTGCAAGCGAACGGGTCAGCGAATGGGCTTCGCTCAAGACGAGCATCCGGGATGCCCTCAGTCGTTTCCTTTACGACAAGACCCGGCGTCGTCCGATGATCCTTCCGATCATCATGGAAGTGTGA